The genomic window GGAGAAACTGAGTCAGGCGAGAGCAGCGACGAGGCCAAGCAGTTGCAGACCTAGCTGAACCCTTCCGGTTCCTGACTGCCCCAGCCCACTGACCCTCTCCGCTTCCCCGAGGGCCGCCCCGAAGCCAGAGAGACCCTTCCAGATCTCTGCTCTGCCACTTGCCACCCATGAGCCGGGGAAGCTGCCAAAATGCCGCTGAGCCTTCATTCCCTCTTTTGCAAACAGGGGTCACATTCTGAGAACATGACGCCTGGTGCACCTGCAGTGCCTGGTATACAGCAGGCGCTCAGACTGCGGCCGAGCTCATCAATGAGATAACTTCCTTCTGAGCTGGACCCGAACAGAGCGGTTGGCCAGGCAAGGAGAGGTGGGGCAAGCAGAGGCGGCGTGCAGGGCTGCAGGTAAATGCAAGGAAGGAGCAGGCAATGCAAGGAAGGTCACGGGGACAGTAGGACGCATAAGGTGGACGATATTCAGAGCATCCTCGGGTGACATTCGGGAACCAAGGAGTCATTAAAGCCTCATCAGAGCCACATCTGGTGCTGGTGAAGATGAGGCAAGAATCGGTTAAAAATGCCCCTCTGGAGACGAGCAGGTCTGAGCTGGGGCAGAGGCAAAGGGggttggggaagcagacatggagCGACTCAGTAGGTATCTGGCAGGTACCAGCTGAGCAGAAATGTAAGAGAGTAGAAatatgggggcggggggagtgtgCGAAAGATCTTGAAGGTCAAGCTGAAGAGTTTAGTCTTAAACGTCCATGCATCACGTCCTGCAAATCCAGACGTGCCAGGTGCTCTACCCAAAATGCAGGTGAAGGGGGCTGGAATGGTGGTCCACCAAAAGATAAGCCCAAACCTTAACCCCCAGAActtgtgtttcttcattttttattatcccaatttattttttactttattttagtttttctaaaaaaGGTGAgaagcatacatggaaaaatacaaaacatgatTGAGAGAAATCAAAGACCTCCAAATAAATGGAGTAGTATATTATGTtcgttgaaaagaaaaaagaaaaattgataataTGAAAATTATTCCCAAGCTGATCTAAAGATTGAACACAATCCCCACGAAATTcccttattcttattttataaattgaTATGCCGATAACATATATTTGGAAAGGCAATGGCCTCAAATATCCACAACAGccctggaaagaaaataaaaagcagactTGGAGATCTAGCTGATTTCACAATTTTTTACAATGTAGCTATAGTAATTTTAAAGtgtagtactggcataaggatagccCCTCAAACCAATGGAAAAGACCAGAAAGTCCATGTAAAAAGTTTTTTACATGGTCAACTGATTTGTgacaaaattattaaagaatttaataaagaaagaatagtctttctGACAAATACTGGAAGAAAAATTGGATACCtacaagaaataaatacatatgtacatatacatttacatatatgCATCCATACACATCATTCATGAATGAATAAACAGTAAATGAActtagacccctacctcacaatatgcaaaaaaaattaacccaaatGGACAGCTGAACTTTGTATAAGAAACAGAACTTGTTAATGTATCTTATTTCATAAAAGTTTCTTTGTGGGTGTAATTAAGTGAAAGATCTGGAGATGAAGTGATCCTGAGTTAGAGCAGgtccctaaatccaatgacaagtggccttaggagagaagagaaggggaaagaacacACGGAGAGAAGGCCAAGCGaaggaagcagagattggagGGATACATCTGCAAGCTACAGGATAGCAAGGTTTTCCAGCAAACACCAGAAGCCAGCATGGAGGCAGGGAAGGGATTCTCCCTCCAAGATTCCAGAAAAAGCAAACCCCACCGACGCCTCAATTTCAGACTCCCAGCTTCCAGAACTGAGAGGGAATAAATTTCTGtcgttttaagccacccagtttgcaTGATTTGTTGTAACAGCTCTAGCAGACTAAGGCACTTGGCAAGTGCTACATCATTACACTCCTCCTGTTAGCATTTCAAggttctgagaagtcctgcaacAAAGAAAACAATTTGGTGGAGAATCCATTGTTTCTCCAGTGATCAGCCTGGGAACACTTTTCCCAAATAACAAAATAGCAATAACTGGGATAGCCAGATTTACGTCTATGGTTGTGAATAAATGAAAGGGGCACATTTCGATGATCATAAATCAATCTTGAAAGCCCCGCCGGCTTCTGGAGAAATGGTCCTCTTAGGTGGAGAAGGGTGCCTGCGTCCCAGCCAGGGCTACTCACGAGTAAGTTGGGATGGAACCATCGGTCCATCTGTGGCCAACCTCCCCCGTCCTTTCGGAAGAGGCCTATCCAGTGTGTCACCTGCTCAGTGGGCGTCAGGAAGTCCTGGATGGAGAGAAGGCTTGTCTGGGCAACAGAATTCCATCCTAAGTTGCAAGGTTGGAGATGGCAGATAAACGTAGCCACGGAGGACGCTCACATTGTTTCCTGGCTGCAAATCCCAGACCCACTGCGTCAGTTATCTAAGATCTCAGACAGGTTGCCCCGCCCCTGCCTTCCTCACCTGTAGAAAGAATGCCCCCCGCCCTCTCCTAGCATATTCTCAAGAGCGAAAGGGTCTATTGGGTAAAGCGCCTGACAACTAGAAAGAAGAGATGTCAACTACTGGCTGTGAAGGTCCTTTATGAAGGTCAGTGAAGAGTCCAGCTCTTGGCCAACATTCCCACGTGTGATCCTTCAGCTCTGGCCATAGGCTACTGCCCGGGCTCCACCTGGCAGTCCTGTCCACCTGGTCTGGGTGGCAGGCTGTGCGTTGTTGTCCCTGCCAGCAGCTGAGGTCAACCATGCTCTTACAAATATCTGCTTTCCAAAGCCCTCTCCAGGCAACTCTGAAAAAAACCTCCTCATTAGAGGAGGGAGAAACCTTGAAGATTCTTTTCTCCACTTTGACTCAGAATTTTCCCACTCCATGCGGGGAAACAGGACATGTGGGAGCTGGGACTTTCTTCAGTGAATCTCTTATTTACACTCTCAGTAAGTCAAGCTTGGTTGTTGCTTTCTGTTTGCCTTGTTGTAATAGTCTGCTCCAACACCTGGCAGCTCAGCTCAGCTCCTGATAGGGCAACAAGTTTGGTCTGCGGCCTGAAGGAATAATCCTGGCAGGTGACTCCATCCAAAGgccctactgtgtgccaagcctTGATATAGACCCAGGAGTCCCAGAGGTGGTTCAGATATGACCCCAGACTCATGGTCGGGGGGCCCCAGTGCAGGGTGAAGTGCTGTGATGGAGGGCTCTGATGGTGTTACGAGGGGATGCAGAGGAAGGGGTGTTTTTATTAGGGGTTTTGATGGATGGGTAAGAGTTCTCCAAGGCCCTACTGTGTGCCAAGTCTTGATCTAGACCCAGGAGACCCAGAGGTGGTTCAGATCTGACCCCAGACTCATGGTCGGGGGCCCCAGCACAGGGCGAAGTGCTGTGATGGAGGGCTCTGATGGTGCTACGAGGGGATGCAGAGGAAGGGATGTTTTTATTAGGGTTTTGATGGATGAGTAAGAGTTCTCCGTGCAGCAAATAAGGAAAAGGGCATTTCAGGCTGAGTGGCCCACTTGGAGGCAGGACCACAGGGGACAGAGCTATTCCCTGTACATCAGAGCAGTGAGGGTGGGGTGGCGTGAGACGAGGCAGGTCCTGAGGACCATACCGGGGTTAGTGTGCTAGTTGCCCCAAAGGACAGAGACACAAAAATCCTTGCAAAATGCCCTTCCACCCTGCTGAGGTCCACCTCCCTCTTTCCCACCTGTTCTGCTTGGCTGTTGATGATAACCAGGTGTGCTTGCTTCTGGGCACAGGACTCATTGGCCTGGGTCCAGGTGAGGTTGTCAGTAGAGAAGAAGTAGCAGGAGCCCTGAAAGGCCTTCCAggctggggcgcagggctggCAGGAGGATTCTGTGAGGACAGAGTCGGGAACAAAGCCGGCGGATCCAGCCTTCCCCTCGGTGAAGAGCCACGCCCCCCACCACCCAGGGATGGTGCCTGCTGGACTACACCCCTGAAGAGCCACGCCCCCCCACCACCCAGGGATGGTGCCTGCTGGACTACACCCAACAACGGGGAACTCACTACCCAGCCAACTCATGCTTCCTTTACTGGGACCATATCAGAAGGACAGAGGGAAGCAAGATGGATCTTAGATTCagtggaaaataaaagaaagtgacTCAAAGACGGGCGTGAATgtaatatgggggggggggggcctctgTTCGATTTTCCGTATTTGCTTAAAACTCTGGAAGAGTGGTTTTCAGCCAGGGGGCAATTTTTACCACCACCACTCCCAGGGGGACAGTTTGCTACGTCTGAAGACGTGTTTGGTTTGTCACAGCTGGGAGGGGATGATGTTGGCATCTTGCAGGTGGCAGCCTGGTATAGTGCTCATCCTACAGTGCACGGGGACGGCCCCCACTGCCAAGAACTACCCAGCGCCTACCATCAGTAGTGCTGAATTTGAGAAACTCTGCTCTAAagttgctggatgttgtatgtgcTGCCATGGCCCTACTGGGTGGACCGGGgcagagtgtagactacaatgtaaacctctatccatgtggtgcagcagtgcccaaagagttattcaccaaatgcaatgaatgtcccatgattgttgttatgggagaagtggggtgaagggggttgggggtaaatggggacctcataatttttttaacgtaacattaaaaataaataaataaaatgaaaaaaagagactaATTACAGTGGTTTCCTGGGAAACATGGGGGCAAGAGCTCAGAGGTGGGAGGGCGAGTGTCCAGTGATGTTGTCCTCTGTGTATCTAGTGAGTtgatccatcatccatccatccttcatCTATCtttccatccatcatctatccatccatcatccatccatccataatctattatctatccatccaccaatccatccatccatcatctacccacccatccatcatccatcatctatctaccCATCCACCATTcaatccatccatcatctatctacccatccatcatccatcatccatcatccatctacccatccatcatccatccatccatcatctttctacccatccatcatctatgtatccatcatctatctacccatccatcATCTATTTACCCAtccttcatccatccatccatcatatattatctatccatctaccaatccatccatccatcatctacccaccccatccatcatccatcatctatctacccatccatcatccatccatccatcatctgtctacccatccatcatccatcatccatcatccatctacccatccatcatccatccatccatcatctttctacccatccatcatctatgtatccatcatctatctacccatccatcATCTATTTACCCAtccttcatccatccatccatcatatattatctatccatctaccaatccatccatccatcatctacccacccatccatcatccatcatctatctacccatccatcatccatccatccatcatctgtctacccatccatcatctatgtatccatccatcatctatctacccatccatcATCTATTTACCCAtacatcatccatccatccaaaatctatctatcttctatccatccatcaatccatccatccacccatccatcatctatgtatccatccatcatctacccacccttccatcatccatccatccatcatcctcTCTATTATTTATCTGTCCACCTATCATGTATTATCTAaccatccatcaatccatccatccacctatccatcatctatgtatccatcatccatccatcatctacaCATTTATCTCTATTTATTATCTCTATATTTCATCCATAcatccatctatctatatctatcatctacccatccatccaccatctCTCTATTTACCCATCCAcacatccattcatccatcatctatctaccatccatcatccatccatccatcatctacaCATTTATTTATCTCTATTTATAATCTCTATATTCATCCATACATCCATCTATcaatatctatctatcatctacccatccatccatccaccatctaTCTATTTACCCACCCACATATCCATCCACCATCTATCTACTTATCCATCATCTATTATCTATCCATCCATACATCCATCATTCATCTacctatctgtctgtctatctaatCATCTATCTAATGAATTTATCAACCAATCTACCAAAAGCTACATTTAAAATATGCAGCACCAGGGGACACCACCAATCCAATAGGCTTGGTTAGCAAACTCTCCAAGTACGAGAATCTGCCAAGGACCAAATTTTGCAATATACTGGTGTGGTGACTAAAAGTGGAGGCACTGAATCCTGAGAGCCTCCTCTCGAGGAAAAAGAGGACTGGATGCCCCCCCTTATTTTCTGCCGAGACACAGGGTGATGAAGTGAGCTGCCCAAGGCCACCCAGGGGCAACGCGGGGCTGCCTTCAAAAGTCTCGGTCCTTCTGGAATTCCCCCCACTGCAGACACAAGCCATTCCCTCCTTCTCAATAGTCTGCTCGTCCTGAAATGTTCTCTGGTTTTGGGGGTGCCCCTCTGTGGACCCGCTGCTGCAGGTGTTGAGGGAATGGAGCCCCCtaccctccccacctccccgccTCTCGTTTTCTCACCGTTGCCTGCCCGCACGCTCTCTATTTGCCGGAACATTTCGCCCCGAATGAAGTCTCGGTCATGTCCCGGCATCTGCCAGCCCCTGTGTCACTGGGACACCCCAAGGAAAAAAGGGCAGGTCAAAGTCTTGGCAGAGGGGAAGGGGTTGGCGAAGGGCAAGGGGCTCCCCTCTCTGACCCTCACTCACCTTTTCTCTGCAGTTGAATGATGTCCTCCTGCACCTGCTTGGTCTTCTCGAAGGCTGGGCAAGAGGCGCACGCAACGTTGGGGTTTCTCCCTGCTCCCCGAATCCCCAAAGCCCAAGGGCTTCCTCCCAGCCCCAGAACGAGGCAGTCTGGGGTCCTACCGCGTAGATGGGGAAAtcgaggcccagagaggcaaaGGAGCTTGTCCCACAGTAACCAGCTGGGGAGCGGGCAAAGCCTCCAACCACAGAGTGGGCTTCCCGTGGCCTGTTTAGGGGGGACCCTGGGTTTTCCAGCCC from Dasypus novemcinctus isolate mDasNov1 unplaced genomic scaffold, mDasNov1.1.hap2 scaffold_124, whole genome shotgun sequence includes these protein-coding regions:
- the LOC101421744 gene encoding C-type lectin domain family 4 member G-like, with the protein product MPGHDRDFIRGEMFRQIESVRAGNESSCQPCAPAWKAFQGSCYFFSTDNLTWTQANESCAQKQAHLVIINSQAEQDFLTPTEQVTHWIGLFRKDGGGWPQMDRWFHPNLLQRRPQGAPR